From the genome of Malus sylvestris chromosome 6, drMalSylv7.2, whole genome shotgun sequence, one region includes:
- the LOC126625435 gene encoding uncharacterized protein LOC126625435, which yields MSSIVLLVLLCLSMHACNARLLGFVPRESGCRAYHSIEDVGNVLRCSETSMSSTRPTISVEWQTKQVEVKVDAETLLTLESIPKDDLLRKQGHFHGPTSGHDIFTVSSGIDQKKSIKMKGLDRHRRTLLGSASLHDQMEEDKGPKGNEAMEDVGVMDYAQPHRKPPFTTKSPRHNI from the exons ATGTCTTCAATTGTTCTTCTCGTTCTTCTGTGCCTttccatgcatgcatgcaatgCCCGACTTCTAGGCTTCGTTCCAAGGGAAAGTGGCTGTAGAGCCTACCATTCTATTGAG GATGTAGGGAATGTCTTAAGATGTTCTGAGACTTCAATGTCGTCGACGAGGCCGACTATCTCAGTAGAATGGCAAACAAAGCAAGTGGAAGTGAAGGTCGACGCTGAAACACTACTCACCCTTGAGAGTATCCCAAAGGATGATCTTTTGAGGAAACAAGGACATTTCCATGGACCAACTTCAG GACATGATATTTTTACAGTATCTTCTGGGATTGACCAGAAGAAATCGATTAAAATGAAG GGATTGGATAGGCACAGAAGGACATTACTGGGATCTGCTTCACTACATGATCAGATGGAAGAAGATAAAGGTCCGAAAGGAAATGAAGCTATGGAGGACGTAGGTGTTATGGATTATGCACAACCTCACAGGAAACCACCATTCACAACAAAAAGTCCTAGACATAATATATGA